A genomic region of Bernardetia sp. ABR2-2B contains the following coding sequences:
- a CDS encoding aminopeptidase P family protein, which translates to MRHEPIKSKLFEKNRKKFTKGLLSNSIAIFNSNDIMPTSADGTMPFVQHSDIYYLTGIDQEETILVLFPDAKDEKYREVLFVKETNEHIKVWEGEKLTKEAATKQSGIKTVFWTSQFWSVLQQFLIFPAQNVYLTTNEHTRQSVEVETRDDRFRKEMQHRFPLHTYMRSAPILQNIRAIKEKTEIELIRHACSITEKGFRRLLSFVKPNVMEYEIEAELLHEFIRNRSKGFAYEPIIAAGENSCVLHYVQNDNICKKGDIILLDIGAEYAGYASDMSRTIPVSGKYTKRQKEVYNAVLRVQRDAMKLLNPSNTLNEYHKEVGHLMEKELIGLGLLDKKEVKNQDPTNPLYKQYFMHGTTHHLGINVHDYGAFDRKIEEGMVFTVEPGIYIPKEKIGIRLENDIVVTKNGYDDLMGNIPIEVEEIEDLMNKK; encoded by the coding sequence ATGCGACACGAACCTATAAAAAGCAAACTTTTCGAAAAAAATCGTAAAAAATTTACAAAAGGGTTACTCTCCAATTCGATTGCCATTTTTAATTCAAATGATATTATGCCGACAAGTGCTGACGGTACAATGCCTTTTGTCCAGCATTCGGATATTTATTATTTGACAGGAATTGACCAAGAAGAAACAATTTTAGTTCTTTTTCCAGATGCAAAAGACGAAAAATACAGAGAGGTTTTGTTTGTCAAGGAAACCAACGAACATATTAAAGTTTGGGAAGGAGAAAAGCTCACTAAAGAAGCTGCGACCAAACAGTCAGGCATCAAAACAGTATTTTGGACAAGTCAGTTTTGGTCTGTTTTGCAGCAATTTTTGATTTTCCCTGCTCAAAATGTTTATCTCACAACCAACGAACATACTAGACAGAGCGTAGAAGTAGAAACTCGTGATGACCGTTTTCGTAAAGAAATGCAGCATCGTTTTCCTTTGCATACCTATATGAGAAGCGCACCTATTTTACAAAATATTCGTGCGATAAAAGAAAAAACTGAAATAGAACTAATACGCCATGCGTGTAGCATTACAGAAAAAGGTTTTCGTCGTTTGCTTTCTTTTGTAAAACCAAATGTAATGGAATACGAAATTGAAGCCGAACTTTTACATGAGTTTATAAGAAACCGTTCTAAAGGTTTTGCTTACGAGCCAATCATTGCAGCAGGAGAAAATTCGTGTGTTTTGCATTATGTTCAAAATGATAATATATGTAAAAAAGGAGATATTATTTTGTTGGATATTGGAGCAGAATATGCAGGTTATGCTTCTGACATGTCAAGAACAATTCCAGTAAGTGGAAAATATACCAAAAGACAAAAAGAAGTGTATAATGCTGTGTTGCGTGTTCAGCGTGATGCCATGAAATTATTAAATCCATCGAATACACTCAATGAATACCATAAAGAAGTAGGACATTTGATGGAAAAAGAACTAATTGGGTTAGGACTTTTAGACAAAAAAGAAGTCAAAAATCAAGACCCTACTAATCCTTTGTATAAGCAATATTTTATGCACGGAACTACACACCATTTAGGAATTAATGTTCATGATTATGGTGCTTTTGATAGAAAAATAGAAGAAGGAATGGTATTTACTGTCGAACCAGGGATTTATATTCCTAAAGAAAAAATTGGAATCCGTCTTGAAAACGATATTGTCGTTACCAAAAATGGCTACGATGACCTGATGGGAAATATTCCTATTGAAGTAGAAGAAATTGAAGATTTGATGAACAAGAAATAA
- a CDS encoding TerC/Alx family metal homeostasis membrane protein, protein MNEYIFFTLFTIFIVLILLVDLGVFSKENHIISFKEAAIWSVFWILLALGFWQFLDYYGDLVHGVENYEDVKQIVEKYIAVEDRGGILVEGNYELSVQNYRNKMSLDFITGYLLEYSLSVDNIFVIILIFGSFGVAEKYYKKVLFWGILGAIVMRFIFIFLGATIIEHAHWVLYVFGAFLIFTGGKMFYEFIKGEEEEAIDKEDSLVVKWASKVFNVYPRYVGSHFFIPLPTYQGKEITKTDKNGTRKTTKKITWAVTPLFIVVLVIEFTDLIFAVDSIPAIFAVTQDPYVVFFSNIFAILGLRSMFFFLSNIMHLFHYLKLGLAFLLTYIGLKMLAGSWLKTLGFTNEHSIFIILGILAISVLASVVFPQKEPLITKEEGKGNIRDVG, encoded by the coding sequence ATGAACGAATACATATTTTTCACACTCTTTACCATCTTTATAGTCCTTATTCTCTTAGTTGATTTGGGAGTTTTTTCGAAAGAAAATCATATCATATCATTTAAAGAAGCTGCTATTTGGAGTGTGTTTTGGATATTGTTAGCACTTGGTTTTTGGCAATTTTTAGATTATTACGGAGATTTGGTTCACGGCGTAGAAAATTATGAAGATGTCAAACAGATTGTAGAAAAATATATAGCCGTAGAAGATAGAGGTGGTATTTTGGTAGAGGGTAATTATGAACTTAGTGTTCAGAATTATAGGAATAAAATGTCTTTAGATTTTATTACAGGTTATTTACTAGAATATTCACTTTCAGTAGATAATATTTTTGTCATTATTCTGATTTTTGGCTCATTTGGAGTAGCTGAAAAATACTATAAAAAAGTGCTTTTTTGGGGCATTTTAGGGGCTATTGTCATGCGTTTTATATTTATTTTCCTTGGTGCAACTATCATCGAACATGCACACTGGGTATTATATGTCTTTGGAGCATTCTTGATTTTTACAGGAGGAAAGATGTTTTATGAATTTATAAAAGGAGAAGAAGAAGAAGCAATAGATAAAGAAGATAGTCTTGTAGTAAAATGGGCTTCTAAGGTTTTTAATGTTTATCCTCGTTATGTTGGTTCTCACTTTTTTATTCCATTGCCTACCTATCAAGGAAAAGAAATAACTAAAACAGATAAAAATGGAACACGAAAAACTACAAAAAAAATTACTTGGGCAGTTACGCCACTTTTTATTGTTGTCTTAGTAATTGAGTTTACAGATTTGATATTTGCTGTTGATTCTATCCCTGCTATTTTTGCTGTTACGCAAGACCCTTATGTTGTCTTTTTCTCAAATATTTTTGCTATCCTAGGTTTGCGTTCGATGTTCTTTTTCTTATCGAATATTATGCATCTTTTTCATTATTTAAAGCTCGGTCTGGCTTTTCTTCTGACTTATATTGGTCTCAAAATGCTTGCAGGTTCATGGCTCAAAACACTTGGTTTTACTAATGAGCATTCTATTTTTATTATCTTAGGAATACTTGCAATTAGTGTTTTGGCATCTGTTGTTTTTCCTCAAAAAGAACCTCTAATTACTAAAGAAGAAGGCAAAGGAAATATCAGAGATGTGGGGTAA
- a CDS encoding glycerophosphodiester phosphodiesterase family protein: protein MKKQHITTFQGHRGARGLAPENTISSFKKALEYDIQGLEFDIVLTGENQFLLSHEPYFSHEFCSKPNGEAILRKEKLKHNIYRMDYETIKKYDCGKRGHIRYPEQQPLPAIKPLMKTFFEEIEKYVLQNGIHKPFYTLEIKSDAAWYGFMQPLPSDMVALFIKEITEYPFYNKIKDRLLVESFDIHILNELHKQTQHTDIDFEIGFLVENKLSIEENLAKLDFIPSVYVPYYRLLTKKKIAELHQKGLKVFTWTVNDTEKMEKLMKWGVDSIITDFPNRIPKTNLENRVERLEVNEI from the coding sequence ATGAAAAAACAACACATCACTACCTTTCAAGGACACAGAGGCGCACGAGGACTAGCACCCGAAAACACAATCTCTTCTTTCAAAAAAGCACTAGAATACGATATTCAAGGATTAGAATTTGATATTGTTCTGACAGGAGAGAATCAGTTTTTGCTTTCTCACGAACCTTATTTTTCTCACGAATTTTGCTCAAAACCCAACGGAGAAGCTATTTTGAGAAAGGAAAAGCTAAAACATAATATTTATAGAATGGATTATGAAACCATAAAAAAATACGATTGTGGCAAACGTGGACATATTCGCTATCCAGAACAACAACCTCTACCAGCCATAAAACCTCTAATGAAAACTTTCTTTGAAGAAATAGAAAAGTATGTTTTACAGAACGGAATACATAAACCGTTTTATACATTGGAAATCAAATCTGATGCAGCTTGGTATGGTTTCATGCAGCCTTTGCCCTCTGACATGGTCGCTTTATTTATTAAAGAAATTACAGAATATCCGTTTTATAATAAAATAAAAGATAGATTACTTGTAGAATCTTTTGATATACATATTTTGAACGAACTTCATAAGCAAACTCAACATACAGATATAGACTTCGAAATCGGTTTTTTGGTAGAAAATAAACTTTCTATTGAAGAGAATTTAGCCAAATTAGACTTTATTCCTTCAGTTTATGTTCCTTATTATAGACTTCTGACCAAGAAAAAAATAGCAGAATTGCATCAAAAAGGCTTAAAAGTTTTTACATGGACAGTAAACGATACCGAAAAAATGGAAAAATTAATGAAATGGGGAGTTGATAGCATTATTACCGATTTTCCAAACCGTATTCCAAAAACTAATTTAGAAAATAGAGTTGAAAGGTTAGAAGTAAATGAAATTTAA
- the nhaC gene encoding Na+/H+ antiporter NhaC, translated as MSTIPEKATLVPTPTLFQSLIPILALIILLVFNVLLFGDNATGGANQVALLLAGAIAGLVAWYLKMSWTQVMKGVLESINSAMSAVLILLMIGALAGTWMLSGIVPALIYYGLQVLTPTFFLVASCIVCALVSLGTGSSWSTIATVGIALLGIGAALGFDEGLVAGAIISGAYFGDKMSPLSDTTNLAPAMAGTDLFTHIRYMLFTTVPSFTITLILFLIIGLNSENTASSSNVNEIMNAIEGTFSISPFLFVVPVAVIVLIVRKVPALPSLLIGSVLGGIFAIIFQPEIIDQVANVAPTLEGLSKEPETMYRNMRIFALENFGGYTAVMMAMFGDVSLVTESETVNGLLSSSGMSGMLGTIWLILCAMIFGGVMDSVGMLARISNAVISLAHSTGSMIAATVGTCIVFNLTASDQYLAVVVPGKMYANAFRKKGLAPENLSRTLEDSGTVTSVLIPWNTCGATQAGVLKVATLDYAPYCFFNIISPFMSIIFGYVGIRIRKVNPETGEPIK; from the coding sequence ATGTCCACTATTCCAGAAAAAGCTACACTTGTTCCTACTCCTACCCTCTTTCAGTCGCTCATTCCAATACTTGCATTAATCATTTTATTAGTGTTTAATGTTCTTCTTTTTGGTGATAATGCAACTGGTGGAGCTAATCAAGTTGCCTTACTTTTGGCTGGTGCAATTGCAGGGTTAGTGGCTTGGTATCTCAAAATGAGTTGGACACAAGTAATGAAAGGAGTTTTAGAAAGTATCAATTCGGCGATGTCTGCTGTTTTGATTCTTTTGATGATTGGCGCATTGGCTGGTACTTGGATGCTTAGTGGAATCGTTCCTGCACTTATCTATTATGGTTTGCAAGTCTTAACACCTACTTTTTTCTTGGTGGCATCTTGTATCGTTTGTGCTTTAGTTTCACTCGGAACAGGAAGTTCTTGGTCGACGATTGCAACAGTCGGAATTGCTCTCTTAGGGATTGGTGCTGCTCTTGGTTTTGATGAAGGTTTGGTAGCTGGAGCAATCATTTCAGGAGCTTATTTTGGAGATAAAATGTCGCCTTTATCTGACACCACTAATCTTGCACCTGCAATGGCTGGAACAGACCTTTTTACACACATTCGTTATATGCTCTTTACGACTGTTCCCTCTTTTACTATTACACTTATTTTGTTTTTAATAATTGGATTAAATAGTGAAAATACTGCTTCTTCAAGTAATGTAAATGAAATTATGAACGCTATTGAGGGAACATTTTCTATTAGCCCATTCCTTTTTGTTGTTCCTGTGGCTGTTATTGTTTTGATTGTTCGTAAAGTCCCTGCTTTGCCTTCCCTTTTAATTGGAAGTGTTTTAGGAGGTATTTTTGCCATTATTTTCCAGCCTGAAATCATTGACCAAGTAGCAAATGTAGCTCCTACCTTAGAAGGTTTGAGTAAAGAACCTGAAACTATGTATAGAAATATGCGAATATTTGCCCTAGAAAATTTTGGAGGTTATACGGCTGTTATGATGGCAATGTTTGGCGATGTAAGCCTTGTTACAGAGAGTGAAACAGTAAACGGACTTCTTTCTAGTAGTGGAATGAGTGGAATGTTGGGAACAATTTGGCTAATTTTGTGTGCCATGATTTTTGGTGGTGTGATGGATTCGGTTGGCATGTTGGCACGAATCAGTAATGCTGTTATTTCTTTGGCTCATTCTACTGGTTCTATGATTGCAGCAACAGTTGGAACATGTATCGTATTTAATCTTACTGCTTCTGACCAATATTTGGCAGTCGTAGTACCAGGAAAAATGTATGCAAATGCCTTTCGCAAAAAAGGACTTGCACCCGAAAACCTAAGTAGAACGCTTGAAGATTCTGGAACAGTTACTTCTGTTTTGATTCCTTGGAATACCTGTGGAGCAACTCAAGCAGGGGTTTTGAAAGTAGCTACTTTAGATTATGCACCCTATTGTTTCTTTAATATTATTAGTCCTTTTATGAGTATTATTTTTGGTTATGTAGGAATACGTATTAGAAAAGTTAACCCAGAAACAGGAGAACCAATTAAGTAA
- a CDS encoding zinc ABC transporter substrate-binding protein, with protein MNLSKIILLLSVLLIFSLASCIEKKTEQTSESSQNSSKKLEIVCTTGMIADLVKNIVGDSANVEALMGVGVDPHLYKATQNDVSRLTEADMIFYNGLHLEGKMAEILEKFSSQKSVTALGDAIDKSVLREVGQNTHDPHIWMSVNLWKQTIPLVVKALSEKQPHNAEYFEKQSKVYFQKLEELNKKVRTQILEIPENQRVLITSHDAFYYFGKEYEMEVQALQGISTASEAGISDMNNLVNFIVERKIKAIFVESSISPQAINAVLEGAKNKGADVKIGGTLFSDAMGATGTPEENYIGMIEFNTNKMVEALK; from the coding sequence ATGAATTTATCGAAAATAATTTTATTGTTATCTGTTTTACTTATCTTTTCCCTTGCGAGTTGCATAGAAAAAAAGACAGAACAGACTTCTGAATCTTCTCAAAACTCTTCCAAAAAACTAGAAATTGTTTGCACAACTGGAATGATTGCTGACCTTGTAAAAAATATTGTAGGCGATTCGGCTAATGTAGAAGCCCTTATGGGAGTGGGTGTTGATCCACATTTGTATAAAGCCACTCAAAATGATGTTAGTCGTTTGACAGAAGCTGATATGATTTTTTATAATGGATTGCATTTGGAAGGAAAAATGGCAGAGATTTTAGAAAAATTCTCTTCTCAAAAATCAGTAACGGCTTTAGGAGATGCGATTGATAAATCTGTATTGAGAGAAGTAGGACAAAATACACACGACCCACATATTTGGATGAGCGTCAATCTTTGGAAACAAACGATTCCCTTAGTAGTAAAAGCATTATCTGAAAAGCAACCACATAATGCAGAATATTTTGAGAAGCAAAGTAAAGTTTATTTTCAAAAATTAGAAGAATTAAATAAAAAAGTAAGAACTCAAATTTTAGAAATTCCAGAAAATCAGCGTGTTTTGATTACTTCTCACGATGCTTTTTATTATTTTGGAAAAGAATATGAGATGGAAGTACAGGCATTACAAGGAATTTCGACAGCTTCGGAAGCAGGGATTTCAGATATGAATAATCTGGTTAACTTTATTGTAGAACGAAAAATAAAAGCTATTTTTGTAGAAAGTTCTATTTCTCCACAAGCTATAAATGCTGTTTTGGAAGGAGCAAAAAACAAAGGTGCTGATGTAAAGATTGGAGGAACACTTTTTTCTGATGCCATGGGAGCTACTGGAACGCCAGAAGAAAATTATATTGGTATGATAGAATTTAATACTAATAAAATGGTGGAGGCTTTGAAGTAG
- a CDS encoding FkbM family methyltransferase → MRKELFYNPLLLIERLGEMASKKMRRNRLKNTVMTSFHDGHIESLEILEMIKNNYPNGIKTIFDIGGNIGSWTLLAKTIFPQAEIHAFEPLEKFANIFKRNTEKFDSVAVHQFALGNQETMSEMHVAGDSSSLLPLGDLMQEQYAIQSKEKTQIQTVILDNYIKEKNIPQPDFIKLDIQGYELEALKGAENAMKNAKYVFIEVSLEEFYIGQPLLHDVVAFMAEHNFYATALKKQTHVGQRLYQTDILFEKR, encoded by the coding sequence ATGAGAAAAGAATTATTTTATAATCCATTGCTTTTAATAGAGCGTTTGGGAGAGATGGCAAGTAAAAAAATGAGAAGAAATAGGCTCAAAAATACGGTTATGACCTCTTTTCACGATGGACATATAGAATCATTGGAGATTTTAGAAATGATAAAGAATAATTACCCAAATGGAATAAAAACCATTTTTGATATTGGTGGAAATATAGGAAGCTGGACGCTTTTGGCAAAGACAATTTTTCCACAAGCAGAAATTCACGCCTTTGAGCCTTTAGAAAAATTTGCAAATATCTTTAAACGAAATACTGAAAAGTTTGATTCTGTCGCTGTTCATCAATTTGCTTTAGGAAATCAAGAAACAATGAGTGAGATGCACGTAGCAGGTGATTCTTCTAGTTTGTTACCTTTAGGAGATTTGATGCAAGAACAGTATGCTATTCAATCAAAAGAAAAAACGCAGATTCAAACTGTTATTTTAGATAATTACATAAAAGAAAAAAATATTCCTCAACCTGATTTTATAAAATTAGATATTCAAGGTTATGAATTGGAAGCTCTAAAAGGCGCAGAAAATGCAATGAAGAATGCCAAATATGTTTTTATAGAAGTCAGTTTAGAAGAGTTTTATATAGGGCAACCACTTCTTCATGATGTAGTTGCTTTTATGGCTGAACATAATTTTTATGCAACAGCTCTAAAAAAACAAACTCATGTAGGACAGCGTTTGTATCAAACTGATATTTTATTCGAGAAAAGATGA